One part of the Nitrospira sp. genome encodes these proteins:
- a CDS encoding HPF/RaiA family ribosome-associated protein has protein sequence MNLEVEARNIDMTPRWKTEIEERMAALQRGHDDIIHGRVTLTKNRHHKKLDNVAEALVLVTVPTRQTITSRKEDKTFEEAIRAAFDAVAIELRKFREKRADKVGRIEPLPQLRGVVSKVFQNQGYGFIQEDGGGEIYFHKNALKGISFDGIQDGLEVLFESEPGEKGLHATIVQPPHLLSR, from the coding sequence ATGAACCTGGAAGTCGAGGCCCGCAATATCGACATGACCCCGCGCTGGAAAACCGAGATCGAAGAGCGGATGGCCGCCCTGCAACGTGGCCATGACGATATCATCCACGGGCGCGTCACCCTGACAAAAAACCGCCACCACAAGAAGCTGGACAATGTCGCCGAGGCGCTCGTCCTCGTGACGGTACCGACTCGACAGACAATCACCTCACGCAAGGAGGACAAGACCTTCGAGGAAGCGATCCGGGCGGCCTTCGACGCGGTGGCGATCGAGCTGAGGAAATTTCGTGAAAAACGCGCCGACAAAGTGGGGCGAATCGAACCCCTGCCGCAGCTCCGCGGCGTCGTCAGCAAGGTGTTTCAAAACCAGGGCTACGGCTTCATCCAGGAGGACGGAGGCGGCGAAATCTATTTTCATAAGAACGCGCTGAAAGGCATTTCCTTCGACGGCATACAAGACGGGTTGGAGGTGCTCTTCGAGAGCGAGCCCGGCGAGAAGGGCCTGCACGCGACCATCGTGCAGCCGCCTCACCTGTTGAGCCGGTAG
- a CDS encoding cytochrome c, whose amino-acid sequence MFIVTTHDLRTGLLLGAVAAALAMLPARSAAQDFPADVTRGHAIYARHCLSCHGAGGRGDGPDAATLRVPPANFHRFKSFLKSDEELLRTIEHGIVFSPMHSWQGQLTETERQDALAYIRLLVQQGQ is encoded by the coding sequence ATGTTCATTGTCACGACGCATGACCTGCGCACAGGCCTTCTTCTTGGCGCAGTCGCCGCGGCCCTCGCCATGCTTCCCGCTCGCTCAGCCGCACAGGACTTTCCCGCGGATGTCACCCGGGGCCACGCCATCTATGCGCGTCACTGCCTCAGCTGCCATGGTGCAGGTGGACGGGGGGACGGCCCTGACGCCGCCACCCTGAGGGTCCCGCCTGCCAATTTTCACCGCTTCAAATCCTTTCTGAAATCGGACGAAGAGCTGCTCCGCACCATCGAGCACGGTATCGTGTTCAGTCCAATGCATTCATGGCAGGGCCAGTTGACTGAAACCGAGAGACAAGACGCGCTCGCCTACATCAGGCTGCTGGTGCAGCAAGGACAATAG
- a CDS encoding isochorismatase family protein translates to MNYLRPGDALLVVDVQNDFLPDGTCAVPDGQAVIPALQQYLEVFTEATAPVFATRDWHPTNHCSFQAQGGPWPAHCVAETHGAAFPSSLHLPPSTIVISKGTAPAPDAYSGFQDTSLHEHLQAAGVTRLFIGGLAMDYCVLHTVNDARRLNYGVYLLVDAIRAVNVLPEDGARAEESMVSAGAIPLHWEQLVV, encoded by the coding sequence ATGAATTACCTTCGACCAGGCGACGCGCTGCTCGTGGTGGACGTGCAGAACGATTTTCTTCCCGATGGGACATGTGCGGTACCGGATGGTCAGGCAGTGATTCCCGCTCTGCAGCAGTATCTCGAGGTCTTTACGGAAGCGACGGCGCCCGTCTTCGCCACGCGGGATTGGCATCCGACCAACCATTGTTCGTTCCAGGCACAAGGCGGACCCTGGCCCGCGCATTGCGTAGCAGAGACCCACGGAGCCGCATTTCCATCGTCGCTCCATCTGCCCCCTTCCACCATCGTGATCTCCAAAGGCACGGCCCCGGCGCCTGATGCCTATTCGGGATTCCAGGACACGTCGCTGCATGAGCATTTGCAGGCGGCCGGCGTCACGAGACTGTTTATCGGAGGTCTGGCGATGGACTATTGTGTCCTCCACACCGTGAATGACGCCCGCCGGCTCAACTATGGGGTCTATCTGCTCGTTGACGCCATACGGGCCGTGAACGTCCTTCCAGAAGACGGCGCACGCGCCGAAGAATCCATGGTGTCGGCTGGAGCGATCCCGCTCCATTGGGAGCAACTGGTCGTATGA
- a CDS encoding nicotinate phosphoribosyltransferase, which produces MNALSEMLLTDLYEFTMAQAYIAQDMTGEAVFEWFVRKLPPHRNFLMAAGLEQVLTYLETFHFTEPDIDWLGQTGTFTVATLSALRAMRFTGDVHAMPEGTIFFPHEPILRITAPLPQAQLVETRVMNLLNFQTMVASKACRSVLAAQGRPLIDFGLRRAHGAEAGLLAARASYLAGFAGTSNVLAGARFAIPIYGTMAHACVQAHEDEAEAFLHIAQAHPRHVVLLIDTYDTEAAAEKVVALAARLKNQGMSIHGVRLDSGDLAEHARKVRKILDRGGLRDAKILASGNLDEERVGMLVRSGAPIDRFAVGTAMTTSADAPSLDCAYKLQEYAGRPCRKRSEGKATWPGRKQVYRRLGRDGRLDGDIITLESETQSGLPLLRPVMQQGRRVTPSPSMQDIRTQAELALAELPDRLRRLDQAAPYEARIADALHSLAQLADRHT; this is translated from the coding sequence ATGAACGCACTCTCCGAGATGCTTCTCACGGACCTGTACGAATTCACCATGGCCCAGGCCTACATTGCCCAGGACATGACGGGCGAGGCCGTCTTCGAATGGTTTGTCCGCAAGCTGCCGCCGCACCGGAATTTCCTGATGGCCGCAGGATTGGAGCAAGTCCTTACCTACCTGGAAACGTTTCACTTTACCGAACCCGATATCGACTGGCTCGGGCAGACGGGCACGTTCACTGTCGCGACACTTTCCGCGCTCCGCGCCATGCGCTTTACGGGCGATGTCCACGCCATGCCGGAGGGCACGATCTTTTTTCCACACGAGCCCATCCTCCGCATTACCGCACCTCTCCCACAAGCGCAGCTCGTTGAAACCAGGGTGATGAACCTCCTCAATTTCCAGACGATGGTCGCCTCCAAGGCCTGCCGCTCCGTCCTGGCGGCACAGGGGAGACCGCTGATCGATTTCGGCCTGCGTCGTGCGCACGGCGCTGAAGCCGGACTGTTGGCCGCCCGCGCCAGTTACCTCGCGGGATTCGCCGGGACGTCCAATGTCCTGGCCGGCGCACGATTCGCCATTCCCATCTACGGCACGATGGCTCATGCGTGTGTGCAGGCCCATGAGGACGAAGCCGAGGCCTTCCTCCACATTGCCCAGGCACACCCTCGTCATGTGGTCCTCCTCATCGACACCTATGACACCGAAGCTGCCGCAGAAAAGGTGGTCGCGCTGGCGGCTCGCTTGAAGAACCAGGGTATGTCGATCCATGGAGTGCGTCTCGATAGTGGAGATCTTGCCGAGCATGCACGGAAGGTCCGGAAGATTTTGGATCGGGGAGGGCTTAGGGATGCCAAGATCCTGGCCAGCGGGAACCTTGATGAGGAGCGTGTCGGCATGCTGGTGCGGAGCGGAGCGCCGATTGACCGATTTGCGGTCGGGACGGCGATGACCACCTCGGCAGACGCGCCCTCCCTGGATTGCGCCTATAAACTCCAGGAATATGCCGGGAGACCCTGCCGCAAGCGATCCGAGGGGAAAGCCACCTGGCCAGGAAGAAAACAGGTCTATCGACGGCTTGGACGCGATGGACGATTGGATGGCGACATCATCACTCTCGAAAGCGAGACTCAGTCAGGCTTGCCTCTCCTCCGGCCCGTCATGCAGCAGGGGCGTCGAGTGACTCCGAGCCCCTCTATGCAGGACATTCGTACACAGGCAGAGTTGGCGTTGGCTGAACTTCCGGATAGACTACGCCGGTTGGATCAGGCCGCGCCCTATGAAGCCCGGATCGCCGACGCATTGCACTCGTTAGCACAACTGGCCGACCGGCATACATGA
- a CDS encoding pentapeptide repeat-containing protein: MNQHSLSLTLVASCVLVMLLSLSAEVQAAAKSAAKPAPKPATAPTCESPFKRQRPAAKQFDKILQSHARWLEDRDSAEGRRANLCHTDLRQLRLVGANLERINLEGATLTSTNLRTASLVQAHLKGANLSQAMLDDANLEGADLRKGLLVKAHLNRVAADEAAFYGANLQGAQLKEALLERSHFEDADLQLADLSGATLLDGYFYGANLSRANLTDADLAGADLRRANLRQATLRRANLQGALLDNAAFDGASLVEADLESAYLDDASLVNADLHEASLRGADLRYTRLDGANLQRTNLENANLEGAHLLNARLDSATLTMTVLYKANLDNANLHGAGLHHAVLIDTHLSQADLRKADLTEIYAPKARLQQARLSEANLELANLVAADLSQADLSHAVVVQTNLQEATLRGANFSAADLTGAQLNNADLQQTNFRGANLSGALGLVQAQLDQACLDATTRIPADLQRPKACQSPQPRRKP, translated from the coding sequence ATGAATCAGCATTCCCTGTCTCTTACCCTTGTCGCGAGTTGTGTACTTGTGATGCTCCTCTCGCTCTCGGCCGAGGTGCAGGCCGCGGCGAAATCCGCGGCGAAGCCGGCGCCAAAACCCGCGACGGCTCCGACCTGTGAAAGCCCCTTCAAGCGCCAACGTCCGGCCGCGAAGCAATTCGACAAGATCCTGCAATCCCATGCGCGCTGGCTTGAAGATCGTGACTCCGCCGAGGGCCGCCGCGCCAATCTCTGTCATACGGACTTACGGCAACTTCGACTGGTGGGAGCCAACCTCGAGCGTATCAACCTGGAAGGGGCGACTCTCACCAGCACGAATTTACGGACTGCCAGTCTGGTGCAAGCACACCTCAAGGGTGCCAACCTGTCCCAGGCGATGCTCGACGATGCCAACCTGGAGGGAGCGGATCTCCGCAAGGGCCTGCTGGTTAAGGCCCATCTCAACCGCGTGGCCGCCGACGAGGCGGCATTTTACGGGGCGAATCTGCAGGGGGCGCAGCTCAAGGAAGCGCTCTTGGAACGATCGCACTTTGAAGATGCCGATTTGCAACTGGCCGATCTGAGCGGCGCCACGTTGCTGGACGGCTATTTCTACGGAGCCAATCTGTCGAGAGCCAACTTAACGGACGCCGACCTGGCGGGCGCGGATCTGCGCCGCGCCAATCTCCGGCAGGCCACACTGCGCCGCGCCAATCTGCAGGGAGCCTTGCTGGACAACGCGGCTTTCGATGGCGCCTCACTGGTGGAGGCCGATCTGGAGAGTGCCTATCTGGATGATGCCTCCTTGGTGAACGCGGATCTGCATGAGGCGAGCCTGCGCGGGGCAGATCTTCGCTATACCCGCCTTGACGGCGCCAACCTACAGCGGACGAATCTGGAGAATGCGAATTTGGAAGGCGCGCATCTCCTCAACGCCCGGCTCGATTCAGCCACACTCACGATGACGGTGCTGTACAAGGCCAATCTGGACAACGCCAATCTACACGGTGCAGGGCTTCATCATGCCGTACTGATTGACACGCACCTGTCACAGGCCGATCTCCGGAAAGCCGACCTCACGGAAATTTATGCTCCGAAAGCCCGCCTGCAACAGGCACGGCTCAGCGAAGCCAACCTGGAACTGGCCAACCTCGTCGCCGCCGACTTGAGTCAGGCCGATCTCAGTCACGCCGTCGTGGTTCAGACCAATCTGCAGGAAGCCACTCTTCGCGGCGCCAACTTCAGCGCTGCCGACTTGACGGGAGCCCAACTGAACAACGCCGACTTGCAGCAAACAAACTTCCGCGGGGCCAACCTCAGCGGCGCGCTGGGACTCGTCCAAGCGCAACTAGACCAGGCCTGCCTGGATGCGACCACACGCATTCCTGCGGATCTGCAGCGGCCGAAGGCCTGCCAGTCACCGCAGCCGCGGCGGAAACCCTGA
- a CDS encoding CBS domain-containing protein, which yields MRRIDLLTQACDPNQLTVGQVMQDAVFSCTSRTDALTIGRLMTKQNFGGLPVVADDGTLLGLVTEYDLLQAMIDGRDLRKVLASEIMTTQPLTAREGMSLSEVANLFQDRYVTRLPVVREKKLVGVVARRDLLHGYMKASAYWS from the coding sequence ATGCGCCGGATTGATCTATTGACGCAGGCTTGCGACCCGAACCAGCTGACGGTGGGGCAAGTCATGCAGGATGCCGTATTCAGCTGCACCTCTCGCACGGATGCCCTCACTATCGGTCGTCTCATGACCAAACAAAACTTCGGCGGCTTGCCCGTGGTCGCGGACGACGGCACGTTGCTCGGGCTGGTCACGGAGTACGATCTGCTGCAAGCGATGATCGACGGGCGGGATTTGCGCAAGGTACTTGCGTCCGAAATCATGACGACGCAACCACTGACGGCTCGGGAGGGCATGTCGCTCAGCGAGGTCGCCAACCTGTTTCAGGATCGGTATGTGACTCGTCTCCCGGTGGTGCGGGAGAAGAAGCTCGTCGGTGTCGTGGCGCGACGCGATCTTTTGCACGGGTACATGAAGGCGTCAGCCTATTGGTCCTAA
- a CDS encoding CBS domain-containing protein, which produces MAKTGKATPATRRAGQRLAGTGFEQLTVKDILNTRVQPARPEMKGDKVAALLVKQGYAVPVVDRARRLLGVVSEHDLLSALDAGRVWKEQQANELMTTNPYSVRPETTLPTLVHVLTESDLLSAPVVNGSNRFLGVVARRDVVRTVLRAGVKRRR; this is translated from the coding sequence ATGGCGAAGACAGGAAAGGCGACTCCGGCGACACGAAGGGCTGGGCAGAGACTCGCCGGCACAGGGTTTGAGCAGCTGACGGTGAAGGATATTCTCAACACACGTGTGCAGCCCGCGCGTCCTGAGATGAAGGGCGACAAAGTGGCAGCCTTGTTGGTGAAGCAGGGCTACGCCGTTCCAGTGGTGGATAGGGCACGGCGGCTCCTCGGCGTTGTCAGCGAACATGATCTGCTGTCGGCGCTTGATGCCGGCCGTGTCTGGAAGGAGCAGCAGGCCAACGAGCTGATGACCACCAACCCCTATTCCGTGCGGCCCGAGACCACGCTCCCGACGTTGGTACATGTGCTGACGGAGAGCGATCTCCTTTCGGCCCCGGTGGTGAATGGGTCCAACCGGTTTCTGGGCGTCGTGGCCCGTCGCGATGTGGTGCGGACGGTGCTTCGTGCTGGTGTGAAACGGCGTCGGTAA
- a CDS encoding universal stress protein, giving the protein MKMLIAVDGSEFAEWSVQMLEAIAGRPPDRVTLLHVVDSAALKSSARKHATLSKQAIAAMTKAGDQMLRRFEGLAKLALKQATTKPRTEIDTMLAHGRVADTIAKVAKQKKADLLVVGSRGLTDAEHYLLGSVSRKVSALAACPVLVVKRPLTALTQVLFAADRSTHSQGACSFLCKRFLPDSAHVVVTSVVEPPVTELATKYLSRDQVEQITAPKRVAAEQMVEKLRTRFIADNYAVTAKVQLDHVTDALLRQAASRDIDLLVAGSRGLTGSERLQLGSVSETLLKYAPCSVLIVRGWRA; this is encoded by the coding sequence ATGAAGATGTTGATTGCTGTGGACGGATCGGAATTCGCCGAATGGAGCGTGCAGATGTTGGAGGCCATCGCCGGTCGACCGCCGGACCGCGTGACGCTGCTGCACGTCGTGGACAGCGCCGCGTTGAAATCCTCCGCTCGCAAACATGCGACCCTGTCCAAACAAGCCATCGCCGCCATGACGAAAGCCGGCGACCAGATGTTGCGGCGCTTCGAAGGGTTGGCGAAGCTCGCACTGAAGCAGGCCACCACGAAGCCTCGCACCGAGATCGACACCATGCTCGCGCACGGCCGCGTGGCCGACACCATTGCAAAAGTCGCGAAGCAGAAAAAGGCCGACCTGCTCGTCGTCGGCTCCCGGGGCCTGACCGATGCGGAGCACTATCTGCTCGGCAGTGTCTCGCGCAAAGTCAGCGCTCTGGCTGCGTGTCCGGTGCTCGTCGTCAAGCGGCCGTTGACAGCCCTCACGCAGGTCCTGTTTGCTGCCGACAGGTCCACACATTCCCAGGGAGCCTGCAGCTTTCTGTGCAAACGGTTTCTGCCGGATTCGGCCCATGTCGTCGTCACCTCCGTGGTCGAACCCCCGGTCACGGAACTCGCCACCAAATACCTCTCGCGGGACCAGGTGGAACAGATTACCGCCCCCAAGCGCGTAGCGGCAGAACAGATGGTGGAAAAACTTCGAACCCGATTCATTGCCGACAACTACGCCGTCACCGCCAAGGTCCAACTCGATCATGTCACAGACGCGCTCCTTCGACAGGCCGCCTCACGCGACATCGATCTCCTGGTCGCCGGCTCGCGAGGGCTGACGGGGTCCGAGCGGCTGCAGTTGGGAAGCGTCTCGGAAACGTTGCTCAAATACGCGCCCTGCTCGGTGCTCATTGTGCGAGGATGGCGTGCCTGA
- a CDS encoding cation-transporting P-type ATPase, which yields MPDLSALEICRLAPSQVFRALTTSPQGLSSDDVRRRTIRDGPNSLQALRRTPLIGRFARQFTHFLALLLWVAAGLAFLADALHQGQGMATLGWAILGVILINAVFAFLQEYKAERAVQALRVMLPAKAWVIRDGQQQQIARSELVPGDVLVLEEGEQVPADARLTEAVGLRVDNSSLTGESKPQSRMADAVTDGHPLDIANLVFAGTTVLSGHGQGVVFATGLKTEFGKIARLTTSVQTGLSPLQQEIVKVTHVVAGLSLVMGLIFFTIGVGMGLGFWTSAIFGIGIIVANVPEGLLPTVTLALAMGSQRMAARNALIKHLASVETLGCTTVICTDKTGTLTENRMHVDKLYVDDVIVESREGCLFSRNRLISAAEAERWRPLFDAMVHCNNAKRTRRPDGRSQATGDPTETALLEFAADHGLLHRTPLRRMGELAFDADRKRMTTLHWSEGRLLAFTKGAPESVLPLCTKQQGSSTATTLTLDGRKKILTQGQAFAQQAYRVLALAMRDVEQGVETLEADNLEHGLTFLGLVAMMDPPHREVPDAIATCRRAGVRVIMITGDHPLTALAIARKIGLAQASVVTDPGRFVPVIEGAQIDAFSEDQLRRLLTPTSPGEFDPIFARMAPRHKLRIVSTLKEMRQVVAVTGDGVNDAPALKAADIGIAMGVAGTDVAKETASMILLDDNFATIVSAIEEGRAVFTNIRKFMTYVLASNVPEVVPYLAFGLSSAPLALTVPQILAVDLGTDMVPALALAAEPPQGNVMEEPPRPRTERLLNRPVLVRAYGFLGVIETTIAMGGFFLYLQSEGWTWGSPLDWNSTLYKEATTVTFAGIVAAQAANVFACRSDRISAFRLGWFSNPWIVIGLFVEITLLLILTYSPVGHWVLGTASLPGWIFVPLIVGAVGLLLADELYKLIGRRSTIRQPVPAK from the coding sequence GTGCCTGACCTGTCTGCACTTGAGATCTGTCGCCTGGCGCCCAGCCAAGTGTTTCGCGCTCTCACGACGAGCCCTCAGGGACTGTCGTCGGACGACGTCCGGCGGCGGACCATCCGGGACGGGCCGAATAGCCTGCAGGCGCTGCGCCGCACTCCGTTGATCGGCCGGTTCGCGCGTCAGTTTACGCACTTTCTCGCACTCCTCCTCTGGGTCGCCGCGGGGTTGGCGTTCCTCGCCGACGCGCTGCATCAAGGCCAGGGTATGGCCACCCTCGGATGGGCGATTCTCGGCGTCATTCTCATCAATGCGGTGTTTGCATTTCTGCAGGAGTACAAAGCCGAACGTGCCGTCCAGGCCTTACGCGTCATGTTGCCGGCCAAGGCCTGGGTGATTCGCGACGGGCAGCAACAACAGATCGCCCGGAGCGAGCTCGTGCCCGGCGACGTGCTCGTGCTGGAAGAAGGCGAACAAGTGCCTGCCGATGCGCGGCTCACGGAGGCCGTCGGCCTGCGTGTCGACAACTCATCGCTCACAGGCGAATCGAAGCCCCAATCTCGAATGGCCGATGCCGTGACCGACGGCCATCCACTCGACATCGCCAATCTGGTCTTTGCCGGCACCACGGTGTTGTCCGGACATGGCCAGGGCGTGGTCTTTGCCACCGGGCTCAAAACCGAATTCGGCAAGATTGCGCGCCTCACCACATCAGTCCAGACGGGATTGAGCCCACTCCAGCAGGAGATCGTGAAAGTGACCCACGTGGTCGCCGGACTCTCGCTGGTCATGGGACTGATCTTTTTTACCATCGGCGTGGGAATGGGATTGGGTTTTTGGACTAGTGCGATTTTCGGCATCGGCATCATCGTTGCGAATGTCCCCGAAGGTCTGCTCCCGACAGTCACGCTGGCCCTCGCCATGGGCAGCCAGCGGATGGCGGCGCGCAACGCACTCATCAAGCACCTGGCCTCTGTCGAAACTCTGGGCTGCACGACCGTGATTTGCACCGACAAGACCGGCACGTTGACGGAAAACCGGATGCACGTGGACAAGCTGTACGTCGATGACGTGATTGTAGAATCCCGAGAGGGCTGTCTCTTCAGCAGGAACCGCCTCATCAGCGCCGCCGAGGCTGAACGCTGGCGCCCGCTCTTCGATGCCATGGTGCACTGCAACAACGCCAAGCGCACGCGCCGCCCGGACGGCCGCAGCCAAGCCACCGGCGATCCCACTGAAACCGCGCTGTTGGAGTTTGCCGCCGACCACGGACTTCTCCATCGAACGCCGCTGCGTCGTATGGGGGAACTGGCGTTCGACGCGGACCGCAAACGCATGACCACGCTCCATTGGAGTGAAGGACGCCTCCTCGCCTTTACCAAAGGTGCGCCGGAATCGGTGTTGCCCCTGTGCACCAAACAGCAGGGTTCCTCGACGGCCACGACACTCACACTCGACGGGCGCAAGAAAATCCTGACCCAAGGGCAAGCCTTTGCCCAGCAAGCCTATCGAGTGCTGGCCCTGGCGATGCGCGACGTGGAACAGGGGGTCGAGACCTTGGAAGCCGACAACCTCGAACATGGGCTGACCTTCCTCGGGCTCGTCGCCATGATGGATCCGCCACACCGGGAGGTGCCCGACGCCATCGCCACATGCCGGCGGGCCGGAGTCCGCGTCATCATGATCACGGGCGACCATCCCTTGACCGCTCTGGCGATTGCGCGAAAGATCGGCCTGGCACAGGCATCGGTAGTGACGGACCCTGGGCGATTTGTGCCGGTCATCGAAGGCGCGCAGATCGACGCCTTCAGCGAGGACCAGCTCCGCCGCCTGCTCACGCCCACGTCACCGGGAGAATTCGATCCGATCTTCGCCCGCATGGCGCCGCGGCACAAACTCCGTATCGTGTCGACGCTCAAGGAGATGCGCCAAGTGGTCGCCGTCACCGGCGACGGCGTGAACGATGCTCCGGCATTGAAGGCGGCGGACATCGGCATCGCCATGGGCGTCGCCGGCACGGATGTGGCCAAGGAGACGGCGTCGATGATCCTCCTGGATGACAACTTCGCCACGATTGTCAGCGCCATCGAAGAGGGCCGGGCCGTGTTCACGAATATCCGCAAATTCATGACCTACGTCCTTGCCAGCAACGTGCCGGAAGTGGTCCCCTATCTGGCATTCGGTCTTTCGTCCGCGCCGCTGGCCCTGACGGTTCCGCAAATTCTCGCCGTGGATCTGGGGACCGACATGGTGCCGGCGCTGGCCCTCGCGGCGGAACCTCCCCAGGGCAATGTGATGGAGGAACCGCCACGGCCCAGAACGGAACGGCTGCTCAACCGTCCCGTGCTGGTGAGAGCCTATGGCTTCCTGGGTGTGATCGAAACCACCATTGCCATGGGGGGATTTTTCCTGTATCTGCAGAGCGAGGGCTGGACATGGGGAAGCCCGCTCGATTGGAATTCGACTCTCTACAAGGAGGCCACGACCGTCACCTTCGCCGGGATTGTCGCCGCGCAGGCAGCCAACGTGTTTGCCTGCCGGTCCGACCGCATCTCCGCGTTTCGTCTCGGTTGGTTCAGCAATCCGTGGATTGTGATCGGGCTATTCGTGGAGATCACCCTGCTGCTGATCCTCACCTATAGCCCGGTGGGACACTGGGTCCTGGGCACCGCGTCCCTCCCCGGCTGGATTTTCGTTCCTTTGATCGTGGGAGCCGTGGGACTGCTACTCGCCGACGAACTATACAAACTCATCGGCCGTCGCAGCACCATCAGACAACCTGTGCCGGCGAAGTAA
- a CDS encoding CBS domain-containing protein gives MTTASGQQVSDYMHRQLEVVPQDTSVVSVAARMRTHSIGSVLIESFDRPHNDCRIAGIVTETDLVSKVLAQGRVPSRTSVADIMSSPLITIAPNRPMVDASHVMQTKNVRHLVVTEGADVLGVISIRDLVRHFVDADGGPVQALTNVYRPLSVLMKTAIETIGSEDTALAAAQRMTEKHIGALFVIEADELVGIITEGDLVRKLLAYQLDPEAMRVGALMNSPLLDIDINRTIRDASERMAAKRIRHLAVTEHEKVVGVLSIRDLVKMVAIRDRPDFLRRA, from the coding sequence ATGACAACCGCATCAGGCCAACAGGTCAGCGACTACATGCACCGCCAACTGGAAGTCGTCCCCCAAGACACCTCAGTCGTCAGTGTCGCCGCGAGAATGAGAACCCACAGCATCGGGTCTGTCCTGATCGAATCCTTCGATCGCCCGCATAACGATTGCCGTATCGCCGGCATCGTCACCGAAACCGACCTGGTCTCGAAAGTCCTGGCACAAGGCCGAGTCCCGTCCCGCACCAGCGTGGCGGACATCATGAGCAGCCCGCTCATCACCATCGCCCCGAACCGTCCGATGGTCGATGCCAGCCATGTCATGCAAACCAAGAACGTGCGGCACCTGGTCGTGACCGAAGGGGCGGACGTGCTTGGCGTCATCTCAATCCGCGACCTGGTGCGGCACTTCGTCGATGCCGACGGGGGACCGGTACAGGCGCTGACGAATGTCTACCGCCCGCTGAGCGTCCTGATGAAAACTGCCATTGAGACCATCGGCAGCGAGGACACCGCGCTGGCCGCAGCTCAGCGCATGACTGAGAAACATATCGGCGCCCTCTTCGTCATCGAGGCCGATGAATTGGTGGGCATCATCACCGAGGGCGATCTGGTCCGCAAACTCCTCGCCTATCAGCTTGACCCGGAGGCGATGCGCGTCGGCGCGCTGATGAACTCGCCGCTCCTCGATATCGACATCAATCGCACGATCCGGGACGCCAGTGAGCGGATGGCGGCGAAACGCATCCGGCATCTGGCCGTCACTGAGCATGAGAAGGTCGTCGGGGTGCTCTCGATCCGGGACCTGGTCAAGATGGTCGCGATTCGGGACCGTCCGGATTTCCTCCGCCGAGCCTGA
- a CDS encoding TerC family protein — translation MLDWLANPEVWIALGTLTALEIVLGIDNIIFLSVLVGRLPESQRAVARKVGLGLAMMARLGLLFSISFVMGLTKPWVTVFGHGVSGRDLILVGGGLFLMAKATHEIHNSLEGVEEGHSPSAAGGLGMVLLQIALLDIVFSLDSVITAVGLVEHVSIMAVAIILAVVVMLMAAKAIGDFVEAHPTIKILALSFLILVGVTLMVEGFDVHVPKGYIYFSMAFSVTVEMLNIRMRKKRAAPIKLHSRYAEEPRR, via the coding sequence ATGCTGGACTGGCTTGCCAATCCCGAAGTATGGATCGCCTTGGGCACGCTCACCGCACTCGAAATCGTGCTGGGCATCGACAACATCATTTTCCTGTCCGTTCTCGTGGGTCGCCTGCCGGAGTCGCAACGGGCCGTGGCGCGCAAAGTGGGGCTGGGTCTCGCGATGATGGCCCGCCTCGGCTTGCTGTTTTCGATTTCCTTTGTGATGGGATTGACCAAACCCTGGGTCACGGTCTTCGGGCACGGGGTGTCGGGCCGTGATCTGATTTTGGTCGGGGGCGGGCTATTCCTCATGGCAAAAGCCACGCACGAAATTCACAACAGCCTGGAAGGCGTCGAAGAAGGCCATAGTCCCTCCGCCGCCGGCGGCCTCGGGATGGTGCTGCTCCAGATCGCGCTCCTGGACATCGTCTTTTCGTTGGATTCCGTCATCACCGCCGTGGGCCTAGTCGAGCATGTGTCGATCATGGCGGTGGCAATCATCCTGGCCGTGGTGGTGATGTTGATGGCCGCGAAGGCGATCGGCGATTTCGTGGAAGCGCATCCCACGATCAAGATTCTCGCCCTGTCGTTTTTGATTCTGGTCGGCGTGACGTTGATGGTGGAGGGCTTCGATGTGCACGTGCCGAAAGGCTACATCTACTTCTCGATGGCCTTTTCGGTGACGGTGGAAATGCTGAACATTCGCATGCGCAAGAAACGCGCGGCGCCGATCAAGTTGCACAGCCGGTATGCGGAAGAGCCGCGGCGATAA